CCAGTCCGACCATCGCCGACTCAGTCGGCGATCCAGTCGGCGAAACTGCTGTCGCCGATGATGGTCTCGGTCTGGCGATCGATGTACGCACGCTGCATCCCGTGGATCGCCGCTGCGAGATCGTCGCCGTCGTCGAGTCGGCGGCGGACCTCGTGGCGTTTCCAGTCCGCCGGCGTCGTTCCGTGGCGGGCGCGCTGTCGGAGCGGCCAGAGGTACTTCGCAGCCTCGTCCTCGGAGAGACCGCGTGAAGTGAGGCCGTCCTTCGCGTGATCGAAGACATCGGTGTAGATCTCGTCGTAGGCAGTGGTCTCGCGGCCGTCGTTCGTCACCCACGTCAGTTCGGCGTCGAGACCGTCGTGCATCGCGGCGTAGAAGTTCTCGTGTGCGGCCTGCCAGTCGAGCCCTGCGACCGGGTGTTCGCGGCGCGTCAGGCTCTCCATCAGCCCCGCGAAGGCGGCCTGGAACGCGATGGTGTCTCGCACGGTCGGCTGGCCCGCGATCGGGCGGAACTCGATCCGGGCGTTCGCCGAGGACTTGCTCGACCCCTCGAACACCGGCCGTACCCACCGCCAGTAGGTGCCGTGTTTCTGTCGGAAGGTGGCGAAGGCGTCGTCGAACCGGTTCGATTCCTCGATCGGCATCGGGACGATGGTGTCGTCGGCCGCGATCCGATCGGCCGCCTGTTCGGTGGAGTCGAGATCGCGGGGGAATCGGACCTTCCCGGTGCCGCTGTTGGGGTTCAAGATCGCCTCGAAGACGTGAATTCGGTGACTCATCCAGGCGTCTTCGACGATCCGTTCAGCCGGTGCATCGTCGTAGAGATCCGGTGGGAAGAACGGGGAGTTGACGCCGAGCGCGAGGAGCGGACCGGCGATCCGGAGCGCATAGCGGAAGTAGTCGGGGAGATCGGCGGCGTGTGAGACCTGATAATGGGGTTGGATCGACGTGATCAGACTCTCGGGCATCACGGTTTTTGCCGAGAGCGAGACGTGGGGCGCATCGAGATTCATTCCGACCGCGTCCGCGCCCGCGGTGTTCGCCATGGCGTGATACCGGACGGAATCACTCATGTTCGAGGCGATCCGGACGCCACGGTCCTCGACGCTTCGCGAGAGATACTCGCCCGCCGGCTCACCCTCCGGCGGAATCGTCCACATTCCGTCGCTGACGAGTCGCAGCCCCGAGGAGCGTACGCAGTCGAGTGCGGTCCGGAGCCGGGCGCTCACCTCCGCCTCTTGGGCTGCTAACCCATGTGAGTTGAGCGGCTGTGGACTGGTGCGCATCTCGGCGTTGTGGAGCCCGAGTTCCTTCTCGAACCCGATGAACTCCAGCAGGCGGCGCGGAACACGCGCGAGTTCGCTCGTCTCGCGGTTGACGCCGTAGAACTCGTATTCGAGTCCCACGATCGCCTGGGGGTTGTCGAACGTCCCAGCGTCGAGTTCGCGCTTGATGACCTCGGCTTCCTCCTCAGCGCGGCTGCGGAAGTCGCTCGCATCGACCGCGAGCACGTCCTCGACATCCGCCGCGAGATCCGATCCTGACATGCCTCGCCGTGTGCGAGCGAGCGTCTTTAACCCCGCGGCTGGCGTCCATGATCGGTTCGCCCGTTCTCAGTTCAGAGCACGCCCATCGCGTCGAGTCGCTCGGGCAGATAGGTGTCAGTCACGAAGTCGAGCCCGCGTGCGGCGAGGGACTGCTGTTCGGCCTTCTTCTCGATATCGAGCTGGAGTTCGATCTGCTCGCGCCAGTAGTCGGTCTGGAACCGGGGATCGGTGAGTTCGCTCTCCAGTGCGTTGATATCGGAATCGCTGAGCGGGTCCGTCGGGAGATCGTACTCCACGATGTCCTCTGGCTGGATGCCGATGAACTGTGCCTCCGGCGTGGCGAGGTAATCCGAGAGATGCGCGGACTTGATCGAGCCGTAGGCCACCGATCCGTAGATCCGATAACTCCACGGGTCGCCGTCAGTGAACACCACCACGGGAAGATCGAGTTCGTCGTGGAGGCGTTTCGTGATCCGTCTGGTCGCCCGCGCGGGCTGGCCCTTGAGGTGGACGACGATCGTCCCGTAGTCGTCGTCGAACCCGTTTTCGACGAGTCGGTCGCGCATCCCACCCGTCTCGACACAGAGCACGAACTCGGCGTCGTGATCGAGAAACTCGATCGTGTCGGGGTTGTTCGGGATCTGGTACCCACCCTCGCCGACGTCCTCCTGACAGTGGATATCGCGCTCGCCCCGGCGGGTCTGCTCGCGGAGGTGGAGCGGTCCCATCAGCGTCGCGCCGGATTCCTCCGGGCGCATGTGGAAGTCCTCGCGGGTCACTTTCGAGACGATTTCGAGGTCCTCGATCAGCTGGTTCGACTCGTCTTGATCGTTGAACTGGGCCTCCTCCTCGTCCCAGCTTTCCGAAAGGTAGTAGAGTTCACGGAGGGTCGACGAGCGGTCCGCGTCGAGCTGATCGGCGAGGAACTCGATGGTGTAGATCGCCTTCAGCAGCTTGCGCGCGCCGCGGACCGAGTTCGCGCTGCGGGTGCTCTGGCGGTCGCCGTAGACCCAGACGTCGCTGCTCTCGTCGTACTCGATGTTGGATTTCGTCCGCGTCGGGATCTCCATTGCGGGGATCTCGCCCGCGGCGAACTGGTCGTAGAACTCGGCGGCGAGGTCGATCAGTCGCTCGCGCGCCGATTCGTCGATCTCGGGTGGTGTGTCGGTGCTCATGGGATTGGTAGAGTCGGTGAAATCAGGCGTTGTTTGTGAGTTTCTCGCGTTCGACGCCGGTGACGTCGAGGTCGAAGCTGGCGTCGCCATCGACCTCGTATTCGAGGACGCTCTCGTCGTCGCTCCCCACCTCGGGCGACCACTTGATGAACCACTCGCCGTCCATCTCGACGACGCGCGCGCCATCCGAAACCGCCGACGGCTCCGCCGAGACGATCTCGGTCACCTCGGGTGATTCGTTGGTCCCGGAGTGGTTCTCGACGACGAGTTGCACAGTTCCGTTCTCGACGTGGCGCTCGACGAGCACGTTGTTCATGATCCTGGCGAGCGAGTCGTCGATCTCCAACTGCTCGCGTTCGGTGACGTCGGCGAGCTTCTCGGCCATCCGGGGCAGGACCGTCGAAAGCACGTCCTGTTTCTGCCGACGCTGCTGCATCGACTGGCGCTTGTTGAGGTAGCTCTTCAACTCGCGGGCAGCCTCCCGGACCGCGAGCTCGATCTCGTCCTCGATCTCCGGGACGTTCGCGATCGCGTCCTTCGATTCGCTCGTGAACGGGACGTTCGTGGAGGCGACGTGGATCATGATGACGGCGGGACCGTTCGGGAGCCCCGACCCGCCTGGTTGGTCCAATCCGTAGTTCCGCCAGCCGATCCCCTTCAGGACGTCGGTGGTCGCACACGCCCCGCGCTGGTAGACGAGTGGGACGCGGTTCGCAAACCGCAGCAGTTCGATGCCACCCTCCGCGGCGAGTTCACCGCCGTAGGCGATCCCCGCCTCGACGATGAACGGATCGCCGCCGTGGACGCCGGCGTCCCGCGTTGCGGAGGCATAGAAATCGGCGTCGAACTCCTTTTCGAGCCCTGAACGAACGAGATCCGCCGTAATGGGCGAGAGGCAGTCCGTCGGCGGCGCGATGATGTCGGTCTCGCGCATCGCATCGAGCAGTGCACTCGCAATATCGCGATCGTCGGCGATCGCTTGCACGTTCGGGGGGTCGTCCGGAACGGTACGACACACGTTCCAGATCGCCGCGACCACGTTCTCGCGTGCAGTCCCGCCAAAGGAGACGTCGTCGCGCTCGGCAGTCATATCCGCGGCCCGGTCGACGTATCCCCGGAGAGCGTCGCGGGTCACCCGATCGCGTTTCGAACTCCCATCCCCGTCGCCGTCGAATTTCGCGCTCAACCGTCCAGCGAACGACTCAACGACGGCGTCGTCCTTCCGCGTGCTCGTCGCGTCGTCGACCAGCGCGTAGAGGTCGGCGTCTCGATCGGTGCGAAGCGCGTTCCATGCGGCGGCGACGGCCTTCTCCTGCACCGTGTCCCCGAAGGTGGTTCCCGTGTCGGCTTCGGCAGCGTCGGCCGCGCTTGCGACGATCTCCACGAGATCGTGGTAGGCGAGCCGTTCACGCTCGGCCACGCGGTCGGCGACCGCTGCCGCGAACGTCTCGGTCGCCTCGCGGCCCTTGTTCGCCACCGCGTCCGCGACCGCACTCTCGACATCCACATCGACGTGAGCGCCGGGCGTCCGCCACGCCATCTCGCGGCCGTAGTGGTGATCGGCGAACCGCTCGATCACGCTCGTCGCGGTCTTCGCGCCGACGCGGGTGAACTCCTCCTGGAGGAACCCCGAAATGCTGTACGAATCGGTCGCATCGAGCATCTTGAGCAGCGTGCCGAGCTCCACGCCGTGGGGATGCGGGCGGATCTCTTCGGTTTCGGCGGGGAGCTGGTCGGTCGCGCGCTCGGCCTTGAATTCCCCGTTCGGCTCGCGGAGCTCGATTCGCGCGTGAGGGTTCACGACCGCGGTGTGCTTGACGTAATCTCTGAGTTGGGAGCGCGCGCGCATGTTCGCCTCCATTTCGAGCTCGATCCGCGTCCCATGTGGACGGTCCCACGTCGTGGTCTCGTCGACCGAGACCTCGGGCTCGTTGGTGTCAGTGTCGATGATGAGCTCGAAGTACTTCGCCTCCGAACTGCCCTGGGTCCGGCTCGTGACCTTCGCGGGCTTGCCGCTGGTGAGTTGGGAGTAGAGCACCGCCGCCGAGATCCCGATCCCCTGCTGGCCCCGGGCCTGCTCGCGCTTGTGAAACCGGGAGCCGTACAGCAGTTTCCCGAACACCTTCGGCAGCTCCTCGGCCGTGATCCCGGGACCGTTGTCCTCGACGACCAGCCGGTAGTAGTCGCCGACTTCCTCGATTTCGATGTAGATATCGGGGAGGTGGCCGGCCTCCTCGGCGGCGTCGAGGGCGTTGTCGACGGCCTCTTTCACTGCGGTGACGAGGCCTCGGGCTCCGCTGTCGAACCCGAGCATGTGCTTGTTCTTCTCGAAGAACTCGGCGATGGAGATCGCGCGCTGGCCCTCCGCGAGCTCGGCGGCGACCCCCTCCTCGTCGAGCGTCGACTGGAGCGAGGGCATTGCCCGCTCTGCGGGCCGGGAGAGGTAAAACCCCGCGATAGCTCCCCGGAAGTGAAACTGAAGCCGTTTCGCCCCGGTGGAGCGACTGAAATGCTATCGCGGAACCCATCGCGAAATCGGTCGTAGGGGCACCGAGGCCGCCTCTCGCTTCGATTATACGTTCTCGAAATGGATAGCGATCCGAGAGGACACCACACCACGCGCACGACGACGGAAAACCGATCGACGGCGGCGTCATGCGCGCTCGCGCGCGTGCGAGGGTTTTATTGTTCCCGGAGGCCTACCGACGGTAGATTCAATGTCTCACGACGAGTACGGAGCCGGACAGATTCAGGTACTCGAAGGGCTCCAGGCCGTCAGGAAACGCCCGGCGATGTACATCGGCTCGACCGACGCTCGCGGTCTCCATCATCTGGTCTACGAGGTGGTCGACAACGCCATCGACGAGGCGCTCGCCGGCCACTGCGACTCGATCGAGGTCACGATCCACGACGACGAGAACCCCTCGGTCAGCGTGACCGACGACGGCCGCGGGATCCCAGTCGACGAGCACGAGGACGGCAAGTCCGCCCTCGAAGTCATCATGACCGTGCTCCACGCCGGTGGGAAGTTCGACAAGGAGTCCTATCAGGTCTCCGGGGGCCTCCACGGCGTCGGCGTCTCGGTGGTGAACGCGCTCTCGAAGTGGGTCGAAGTGACGGTCAAACGCGACGGCGCGGTCTGGGAACAGCGGTTCGATCACGGCGCGCCCGAGGGCGAGATCGAGCGCGTTCGCGACCTCCACGAGGACGAGGAGACTGGGACCGAACTCCAGTTCTGGCCGGACGACGCCATCTTCTCCACCACGACGTTCGACGCCTCGACGCTCGCGAACCGGCTCCGCGAGCTCGCCTTCCTCAACTCCGGCGTCGAGATCGAACTCCACGACGAGCGCGACGAATCACGCGAGCGGTTCCGGTACGACGGCGGGATCCGGGAGTTCGTGGTCTATCTCAACGAATCGAAGAGCGCGCTCCATGAGGACGTCATCTACTTCGAGGACGCCGCCACGGTCGAGGACGGCGAGGTCGCGGTCGAGGTGGCGATGCAGACCACCGACGAGCTCCAGGGATCGATCCACGCCTTCGCCAACAACATCAACACCCGCGAAGGCGGCACGCATCTCACCGGATTCAAGACCGCGCTGACGCGGGTCGTCAACGACTACGCCGGCGACAACGGTCTCCTGAAACCCCTCGACGGAGAGAATTTGAAGGGAAGCGACATCCGCGAAGGACTGACCGCAGTGATCTCGGTCAAACACCCCGATCCGCAGTTCGAGGGCCAGACCAAGACCAAGCTCGGCAACGGCGAAGTGCGAGGAATCGTCGAAAGCGCGGTCCACGAACACCTCGACACCTACTTCGAGGAACACCCAGACACCGCGAAAGCGGCTATCAGCAAGGCTGTCGAGGCCGCGAAGGCCCGTCGGGCGGCGAAGAAAGCGGAGGAGCTCACCCGCCGGAAGTCGGCGCTCGAATCCACCGCCCTCCCAGGCAAGCTCGCCGACTGTCAGACCCGCGATCCCGAAGAAGCCGAACTGTTCATCGTCGAGGGCGATTCGGCGGGCGGCAGCGCGAAACAGGGCCGCGACCGCGAGTTCCAGGCGATCCTCCCACTCTTTGGCAAGGTGCTCAACGTCGAAAAACACCGGCTGGATCGAATCCTCGAAAACGACAAGATCCGGAACCTCATCACGGCAATCGGCGCAGGCGTCGGCGAGGAGTTCGATATCGACGACGTGCGCTATCAGAAGATCGTGATCATGACCGACGCCGACGTCGACGGCGCACACATCCGGACGCTCTACCTCACCCTGCTCTATCGCTACCTCACGCCGCTGATCGAGGCGGGGTACGTCTACGCCGCTCAGCCACCCCTCTACCGGGTGCGAAACGGCGGCGAGACCTACGACGCGATGACCGAGGCCGAGCGCGACCGGATCGTCGAGGAGGTCTGCGGCGGGACGCCGGACCAGGTCCAGCGGTTCAAGGGGCTCGGCGAGATGAACCCCGATCAGCTCTGGGAGACCACGATGAACCCCGAAAACCGCATTCTCAAGCAGATCACGCTGGAGGACGCCGCCGCCGCGGACAAGATGTTCTCGGTACTGATGGGCGACTCCGTCGAGCCACGCCGGGAGTTCATCAAGAGCCACGCGACCGACGCCGACTGGGTTGATATATGACCACTTTTTGCTGCGCTCGGTCGCTTCGCTCGCGCCTCGCCCTTCATCCGCCAGGCACCGCAACTGCCCCACCGCCGCACCGCGGCGGCCGACGCGCCACGAACACCGTTTCGATACCCACAAAACTGAATTATGAGTTCTGACATCCCCCAATCCAATCCGAACACGGCCGCGGACATCGAGGCCGTCCGGATCGAGGACGAGATGGAACAGTCGTACATCGACTACGCGATGAGCGTCATCGCCGGACGCGCGCTGCCCGACGTCCGCGACGGCCTCAAACCCGTCCACCGGCGCATCCTCTACGCGATGCACGAAGAGGGCGTCACCAGCGGGTCGGGCCACCGGAAGTCCTCCTCCGTCGTGGGCGACACGATGGGTGATTACCATCCCCACGGCGACAGCGCGATCTACGACGCGCTCGCCCGGATGGCCCAAGACTTCTCGCTGCGCGCGCCCCTCGTCGACGGCCAGGGCAACTTCGGGAGCGTCGACGGCGATCCGCCCGCCGCGATGCGGTACACCGAGGCGCGGATGAGCCCGATCGCCGAGGAGTTGCTGGCTGACCTCGGGAAGGACACCGTCGACTTCCAGCCGAACTACGACGACCGCCTCGAAGAGCCAGGCGTCCTCCCCTCGGCGTACCCGAACCTCCTCGTCAACGGCTCGTCGGGCATTGCGGTCGGGATGAGCACGAACGTCCCGCCGCACAATCTCGGCGAGGTGATCGATGCCACGATCCACCTCATCGAGAACCCCGACTGTGTCGTCGAGGATCTGATGGAGTACGTGAAGGGCCCCGACTTCCCGACCGGTGCCGAGATCGTCGGCCGCGAGGCGATCCACTCGGCATACACCACCGGCCGCGGCCGGGTCCGGATGCGCGCGAGCTACGAGATCGAGGAGATGGGGGATCGGGAACGGATCGTCATCACCGAACTCCCCTACCAGCAGAACAAGGCCAAACTCGTCGAACATATCGCCGACCTCGTCAACGACGGCACGCTCGAAGGGGTCTCCGATCTCCGCGACGAGTCCGACCGGGACGGCATCCGGATCGTGGTCGAACTCAAGCGGGGCGCACTGACCGATGTCGTCGAGAACCAGCTGCTCGAACACTGCCTCGAAAAGACCTTCGGCGTCATCAACCTCGCGCTGGTCGACGGCGAGCCCCAGGTGCTCGATCTGAAGGAGTTGTTGAGTCACTACCTCGATCACCGCCGCGAGGTCGTCCGTCGGCGGTCACAACACGACCTCGACGAGGCCGAGGAGCGTGCCCACATCCTGGAGGGACGGCTGACCGCGCTCTCGAACGCCGATGACGTGGTCGAGCGGATTCAGGAGGCCGCGGACCGCGATGCGGCCAAAGCCGCCCTCCGCGAGGCCTATGACTTCTCGGAACGCCAGGCCGACCACATCGTGCGGATGCAGTTGGGGAGTTTGACCGCACTCGAAGCCGAGGAGATCGAAGCGGAGTACGAAGACGTCGAGGCCGAGATCGAGCGCCTCGAAACCATCCTCGGCAGCGACGCCGAACTCGATCGAGTCATCACCGAGGAGCTCCGCGAGGTCCAAGACGAATACGCCGACGACCGACGGACGCGAATCGTCGAGGACTACGGCACCGTCACGCGCGAGGACCTCATTCCCGACGAGGAAGTCATCGTGGTGATGACAGAAAACGACTACATCAAGCGGATGCCGGCGAGCGAGTTCGACGCCCAGGGCCGGGGCGGCAAGGGGATCATCGGCACGAAGCTCAAAGACGGCGATCGCGTCTCGGCAGTGTTCCGGGCGAACACACACGACTACCTGCTCTCGTTCACCAATCAGGGGTACGTCTATCGGCTGAAGGTCTACGAGGTGCCCGAGATGGGCCGGACCGCCCGCG
This region of Halococcus saccharolyticus DSM 5350 genomic DNA includes:
- a CDS encoding DNA topoisomerase IV subunit A, which produces MSTDTPPEIDESARERLIDLAAEFYDQFAAGEIPAMEIPTRTKSNIEYDESSDVWVYGDRQSTRSANSVRGARKLLKAIYTIEFLADQLDADRSSTLRELYYLSESWDEEEAQFNDQDESNQLIEDLEIVSKVTREDFHMRPEESGATLMGPLHLREQTRRGERDIHCQEDVGEGGYQIPNNPDTIEFLDHDAEFVLCVETGGMRDRLVENGFDDDYGTIVVHLKGQPARATRRITKRLHDELDLPVVVFTDGDPWSYRIYGSVAYGSIKSAHLSDYLATPEAQFIGIQPEDIVEYDLPTDPLSDSDINALESELTDPRFQTDYWREQIELQLDIEKKAEQQSLAARGLDFVTDTYLPERLDAMGVL
- a CDS encoding DNA topoisomerase VI subunit B encodes the protein MPSLQSTLDEEGVAAELAEGQRAISIAEFFEKNKHMLGFDSGARGLVTAVKEAVDNALDAAEEAGHLPDIYIEIEEVGDYYRLVVEDNGPGITAEELPKVFGKLLYGSRFHKREQARGQQGIGISAAVLYSQLTSGKPAKVTSRTQGSSEAKYFELIIDTDTNEPEVSVDETTTWDRPHGTRIELEMEANMRARSQLRDYVKHTAVVNPHARIELREPNGEFKAERATDQLPAETEEIRPHPHGVELGTLLKMLDATDSYSISGFLQEEFTRVGAKTATSVIERFADHHYGREMAWRTPGAHVDVDVESAVADAVANKGREATETFAAAVADRVAERERLAYHDLVEIVASAADAAEADTGTTFGDTVQEKAVAAAWNALRTDRDADLYALVDDATSTRKDDAVVESFAGRLSAKFDGDGDGSSKRDRVTRDALRGYVDRAADMTAERDDVSFGGTARENVVAAIWNVCRTVPDDPPNVQAIADDRDIASALLDAMRETDIIAPPTDCLSPITADLVRSGLEKEFDADFYASATRDAGVHGGDPFIVEAGIAYGGELAAEGGIELLRFANRVPLVYQRGACATTDVLKGIGWRNYGLDQPGGSGLPNGPAVIMIHVASTNVPFTSESKDAIANVPEIEDEIELAVREAARELKSYLNKRQSMQQRRQKQDVLSTVLPRMAEKLADVTEREQLEIDDSLARIMNNVLVERHVENGTVQLVVENHSGTNESPEVTEIVSAEPSAVSDGARVVEMDGEWFIKWSPEVGSDDESVLEYEVDGDASFDLDVTGVEREKLTNNA
- the gyrB gene encoding DNA topoisomerase (ATP-hydrolyzing) subunit B: MSHDEYGAGQIQVLEGLQAVRKRPAMYIGSTDARGLHHLVYEVVDNAIDEALAGHCDSIEVTIHDDENPSVSVTDDGRGIPVDEHEDGKSALEVIMTVLHAGGKFDKESYQVSGGLHGVGVSVVNALSKWVEVTVKRDGAVWEQRFDHGAPEGEIERVRDLHEDEETGTELQFWPDDAIFSTTTFDASTLANRLRELAFLNSGVEIELHDERDESRERFRYDGGIREFVVYLNESKSALHEDVIYFEDAATVEDGEVAVEVAMQTTDELQGSIHAFANNINTREGGTHLTGFKTALTRVVNDYAGDNGLLKPLDGENLKGSDIREGLTAVISVKHPDPQFEGQTKTKLGNGEVRGIVESAVHEHLDTYFEEHPDTAKAAISKAVEAAKARRAAKKAEELTRRKSALESTALPGKLADCQTRDPEEAELFIVEGDSAGGSAKQGRDREFQAILPLFGKVLNVEKHRLDRILENDKIRNLITAIGAGVGEEFDIDDVRYQKIVIMTDADVDGAHIRTLYLTLLYRYLTPLIEAGYVYAAQPPLYRVRNGGETYDAMTEAERDRIVEEVCGGTPDQVQRFKGLGEMNPDQLWETTMNPENRILKQITLEDAAAADKMFSVLMGDSVEPRREFIKSHATDADWVDI
- the gyrA gene encoding DNA gyrase subunit A, giving the protein MSSDIPQSNPNTAADIEAVRIEDEMEQSYIDYAMSVIAGRALPDVRDGLKPVHRRILYAMHEEGVTSGSGHRKSSSVVGDTMGDYHPHGDSAIYDALARMAQDFSLRAPLVDGQGNFGSVDGDPPAAMRYTEARMSPIAEELLADLGKDTVDFQPNYDDRLEEPGVLPSAYPNLLVNGSSGIAVGMSTNVPPHNLGEVIDATIHLIENPDCVVEDLMEYVKGPDFPTGAEIVGREAIHSAYTTGRGRVRMRASYEIEEMGDRERIVITELPYQQNKAKLVEHIADLVNDGTLEGVSDLRDESDRDGIRIVVELKRGALTDVVENQLLEHCLEKTFGVINLALVDGEPQVLDLKELLSHYLDHRREVVRRRSQHDLDEAEERAHILEGRLTALSNADDVVERIQEAADRDAAKAALREAYDFSERQADHIVRMQLGSLTALEAEEIEAEYEDVEAEIERLETILGSDAELDRVITEELREVQDEYADDRRTRIVEDYGTVTREDLIPDEEVIVVMTENDYIKRMPASEFDAQGRGGKGIIGTKLKDGDRVSAVFRANTHDYLLSFTNQGYVYRLKVYEVPEMGRTARGKSAINLVDLDDGEDITAVVATDDLGEEECLTMVTREGYVKRTCATDFENIHSNGLIATRLEEGDELVDVEVTDDDGDLLIATQQGMAIRFPKDEAREMGRSARGVNGIKLTGDDAVAGLVAASDDTDLLTVTENGYGKRTPMGEYRTQSRYGKGLKDIKTNERNGRVCTVETATADDDLVVMSEGGQIMRTRVGDISTVGRNTMGVTVMDLDAGDHVACVDVLSGSD